One Peterkaempfera bronchialis DNA window includes the following coding sequences:
- the rpsS gene encoding 30S ribosomal protein S19: MPRSLKKGPFVDDHLSKKVDAQNEAGTQNVIKTWSRRSMIVPAMLGHTIAVHDGRKHVPVFVTESMVGHKLGEFAPTRTFRGHEKDDRKSRRR; the protein is encoded by the coding sequence ATGCCGCGCAGTCTCAAGAAGGGGCCCTTCGTCGACGACCACCTGAGCAAGAAGGTGGACGCCCAGAACGAAGCCGGTACCCAGAACGTCATCAAGACCTGGTCCCGTCGCTCGATGATCGTGCCGGCCATGCTCGGCCACACGATCGCGGTGCACGACGGCCGCAAGCACGTCCCGGTGTTCGTCACCGAGTCGATGGTCGGCCACAAGCTCGGCGAGTTCGCGCCGACCCGCACCTTCCGCGGCCATGAGAAGGACGACCGCAAGTCGCGTCGTCGCTGA
- the rpsQ gene encoding 30S ribosomal protein S17, whose translation MTENVNETEARGFRKTREGLVVSDKMDKTVVVAVEDRVKHALYGKVIRRTNKLKAHDEQNACGVGDRVLLMETRPLSATKRWRVVEILEKAK comes from the coding sequence ATGACTGAGAATGTGAACGAAACTGAGGCGCGCGGCTTCCGCAAGACCCGTGAGGGTCTGGTCGTCAGCGACAAGATGGACAAGACCGTCGTGGTCGCTGTCGAGGACCGCGTCAAGCACGCGCTCTACGGCAAGGTCATCCGCCGTACGAACAAGCTGAAGGCGCACGACGAGCAGAACGCTTGCGGCGTCGGCGACCGTGTCCTCCTCATGGAGACCCGGCCGCTGTCCGCGACGAAGCGCTGGCGCGTCGTCGAGATCCTCGAGAAGGCCAAGTAA
- the rplP gene encoding 50S ribosomal protein L16 yields MLIPRRVKHRKQHHPKRRGAAKGGTELAFGEYGIQAVTPAYVTNRQIESARIAITRHIRRGGKVWINIYPDRPLTKKPAETRMGSGKGSPEWWVANVHPGRVMFELSYPNEKVAKEALTRAAHKLPMKCRIVRREAGES; encoded by the coding sequence ATGCTGATCCCTCGCAGGGTCAAGCACCGCAAGCAGCACCACCCCAAGCGGCGTGGCGCTGCCAAGGGCGGCACTGAGCTCGCGTTCGGCGAGTACGGCATCCAGGCCGTCACCCCGGCCTATGTGACGAACCGGCAGATCGAGTCCGCTCGTATCGCCATCACCCGTCACATCCGCCGTGGCGGCAAGGTCTGGATCAACATCTACCCGGACCGCCCGCTGACCAAGAAGCCTGCCGAGACCCGCATGGGTTCCGGTAAGGGTTCGCCGGAGTGGTGGGTTGCGAACGTTCACCCGGGACGGGTGATGTTCGAGCTGTCCTACCCGAACGAGAAGGTTGCCAAGGAGGCGCTGACCCGCGCCGCCCACAAGCTTCCGATGAAGTGCCGGATTGTCCGGCGCGAGGCAGGTGAGAGCTGA
- the rpsC gene encoding 30S ribosomal protein S3 has protein sequence MGQKVNPHGFRLGITTDFKSRWYADKLYKDYVKEDVAIRRMMTQGMERAGISKVEIERTRDRVRVDIHTARPGIVIGRRGAEADRIRGDLEKLTGKQVQLNILEVKNPEIDAQLVAQGVAEQLSSRVSFRRAMRKAMQGTMKSGAKGIKIQCSGRLGGAEMSRSEFYREGRVPLHTLRANVEYGFFEAKTTFGRIGVKVWIYKGDVKNIAEVRAENAAARAGNRPARGGSDRPARGGRGGERGGRGRRPQQGAEGQAPVSAEAPAAEATTSNNAGTEA, from the coding sequence ATGGGCCAGAAGGTTAACCCGCACGGGTTCCGGCTCGGCATCACCACGGACTTCAAGTCCCGGTGGTACGCCGACAAGCTGTACAAGGACTACGTCAAGGAAGACGTCGCCATCCGCCGGATGATGACGCAGGGCATGGAGCGGGCCGGCATCTCCAAGGTGGAGATCGAGCGCACCCGCGACCGCGTCCGCGTCGACATCCACACCGCCCGGCCGGGCATCGTCATCGGCCGTCGCGGCGCGGAGGCCGACCGCATCCGCGGCGACCTGGAGAAGCTCACCGGCAAGCAGGTGCAGCTGAACATCCTCGAGGTCAAGAACCCCGAGATCGACGCGCAGCTGGTCGCCCAGGGCGTCGCCGAGCAGCTCTCCTCCCGGGTGTCCTTCCGCCGTGCCATGCGCAAGGCGATGCAGGGCACCATGAAGTCGGGTGCCAAGGGCATCAAGATCCAGTGCTCCGGCCGTCTCGGCGGTGCCGAGATGTCCCGCTCGGAGTTCTACCGCGAGGGCCGGGTGCCGCTGCACACCCTTCGCGCGAACGTCGAGTACGGCTTCTTCGAGGCCAAGACCACCTTCGGCCGCATCGGCGTGAAGGTCTGGATCTACAAGGGCGACGTCAAGAACATCGCCGAGGTCCGTGCCGAGAACGCCGCTGCCCGCGCCGGCAACCGTCCGGCCCGTGGCGGCAGCGACCGCCCGGCGCGCGGCGGTCGCGGTGGCGAGCGTGGCGGTCGCGGCCGTCGTCCGCAGCAGGGTGCCGAGGGCCAGGCCCCGGTCTCCGCTGAGGCGCCGGCTGCCGAGGCCACCACATCCAACAACGCTGGAACGGAGGCCTGA
- the rplN gene encoding 50S ribosomal protein L14: MIQQESRLRVADNTGAKEILCIRVLGGSGRRYAGIGDVIVATVKDAIPGGNVKKGDVIKAVVVRTVKERRRPDGSYIRFDENAAVILKNDGDPRGTRIFGPVGRELREKKFMKIISLAPEVL, encoded by the coding sequence GTGATCCAGCAGGAGTCGCGACTGCGAGTCGCCGACAACACGGGTGCCAAGGAGATTCTCTGCATCCGCGTTCTCGGTGGCTCCGGCCGGCGCTACGCGGGCATCGGGGACGTCATCGTGGCCACCGTCAAGGACGCGATCCCCGGTGGCAACGTGAAGAAGGGCGACGTCATCAAGGCGGTCGTCGTGCGGACCGTGAAGGAGCGCCGTCGTCCCGACGGTTCCTACATCCGCTTCGACGAGAACGCTGCCGTCATCCTCAAGAACGACGGTGACCCCCGTGGCACCCGCATCTTCGGCCCGGTGGGCCGTGAGCTGCGCGAGAAGAAGTTCATGAAGATCATCTCGCTCGCGCCGGAGGTGCTCTAA
- the rpmC gene encoding 50S ribosomal protein L29, translating to MSAGTKAAELRGLADDELVGKLREAKEELFNLRFQAATGQLENHGRLKAVRKDIARIYTLMRERELGIETVENA from the coding sequence ATGTCGGCCGGCACCAAGGCTGCTGAGCTTCGCGGTCTGGCCGACGACGAGCTCGTCGGCAAGCTGCGCGAGGCCAAGGAGGAGCTGTTCAACCTCCGCTTCCAGGCGGCGACCGGGCAGCTCGAGAACCACGGCCGGCTCAAGGCCGTCCGGAAGGACATCGCGCGGATCTACACCCTGATGCGCGAGCGCGAGCTGGGCATCGAGACGGTGGAGAACGCCTGA
- the rplV gene encoding 50S ribosomal protein L22 → MEARAQARYIRVTPMKARRVVDLIRGMSATEAQAVLRFAPQAATVPVGKVLDSAIANAVHNYNHNNVDDLFISEAYVDEGPTLKRFRPRAQGRAYRIRKRTSHITVVVSSKEGTR, encoded by the coding sequence ATGGAAGCCAGGGCCCAGGCGCGGTACATCCGCGTCACGCCCATGAAGGCCCGCCGCGTGGTGGACCTCATCCGTGGCATGAGTGCCACGGAGGCCCAGGCGGTCCTGCGTTTCGCTCCGCAGGCCGCGACCGTGCCGGTCGGCAAGGTGCTGGACAGCGCCATTGCCAACGCCGTGCACAACTACAACCACAACAACGTGGACGACCTCTTCATCTCCGAGGCCTACGTTGACGAGGGCCCGACCCTGAAGCGGTTCCGGCCGCGCGCCCAGGGCCGCGCCTACCGGATCCGCAAGCGGACCAGCCACATCACCGTGGTCGTCAGCAGCAAGGAAGGGACCCGGTAA
- the rplB gene encoding 50S ribosomal protein L2, with the protein MGIRKYKPTTPGRRGASVADFVEITRSTPEKSLVRPLHSKGGRNNAGRVTARHQGGGHKRAYRVIDFRRHDKDGVPAKVAHIEYDPNRTARIALLHYVDGEKRYILAPAKLQQGDRVENGPGADIKPGNNLPLRNIPVGTVIHAVELRPGGGAKMARSAGASIQLLAKEGRMAHLRMPSGEIRLVDVRCRATVGEVGNAEQSNINWGKAGRMRWKGVRPTVRGVAMNPIDHPHGGGEGKTSGGRHPVSPWGKPEGRTRRPNKASDKLIVRRRKTNKKR; encoded by the coding sequence ATGGGCATCCGCAAGTACAAGCCGACGACCCCGGGCCGTCGTGGCGCCAGCGTCGCCGACTTTGTCGAGATCACGCGGTCCACGCCGGAGAAGTCGCTGGTTCGCCCCCTGCACAGCAAGGGCGGCCGTAACAACGCCGGTCGTGTCACCGCTCGCCACCAGGGTGGCGGCCACAAGCGCGCCTACCGCGTGATCGACTTCCGTCGGCACGACAAGGACGGCGTGCCGGCCAAGGTCGCGCACATCGAGTACGACCCCAACCGCACCGCGCGCATCGCGCTGCTCCACTACGTGGACGGCGAGAAGCGCTACATCCTGGCCCCGGCCAAGCTCCAGCAGGGCGACCGGGTCGAGAACGGCCCCGGCGCCGACATCAAGCCGGGCAACAACCTGCCGCTCCGCAACATCCCGGTGGGTACCGTCATCCACGCAGTGGAGCTGCGTCCCGGCGGCGGCGCCAAGATGGCCCGCTCCGCCGGTGCGTCGATCCAGCTGCTGGCCAAGGAGGGGCGCATGGCGCACCTCCGTATGCCCTCCGGCGAGATCCGCCTGGTCGACGTGCGCTGCCGCGCCACCGTCGGCGAGGTCGGCAACGCCGAGCAGTCGAACATCAACTGGGGCAAGGCCGGTCGTATGCGCTGGAAGGGCGTCCGCCCGACCGTGCGTGGTGTGGCCATGAACCCGATCGACCACCCGCACGGTGGTGGTGAGGGCAAGACCTCCGGTGGTCGCCACCCGGTCTCGCCGTGGGGCAAGCCCGAGGGCCGTACCCGTCGCCCGAACAAGGCCTCGGACAAGCTCATCGTGCGCCGCCGCAAGACCAACAAGAAGCGCTAG